In one window of Coleofasciculus sp. FACHB-1120 DNA:
- a CDS encoding DJ-1/PfpI family protein, whose product MKVAFIVYTGMTALDFIGVYDPVTRLKTMDFMPNLEWHICAPSQEVSDNAGLRFTPNKVGESLQSYDMIIMPGGIGTRKLVNDLELITWLKTSAPCKFKVSVCTGSLLLGAAGFLEGKTATTHPNAFHDLQKYCKSVVDKRVVDEGDVITARGVTSAIDLGLYLCEKFAGYEIKEKIRKQMDYQT is encoded by the coding sequence ATGAAGGTTGCATTTATCGTTTACACCGGAATGACCGCCTTAGATTTTATCGGAGTTTACGATCCAGTTACTCGTCTCAAGACAATGGATTTTATGCCCAATTTGGAATGGCATATTTGCGCCCCTTCTCAAGAAGTAAGCGATAACGCTGGACTTCGTTTTACTCCGAACAAAGTAGGCGAATCTCTTCAATCCTATGACATGATTATCATGCCGGGTGGAATTGGCACCAGAAAATTAGTTAACGACCTTGAGTTAATAACATGGCTGAAAACCTCAGCGCCTTGCAAGTTCAAAGTTTCTGTGTGTACAGGTTCTTTACTACTCGGTGCAGCGGGATTTTTAGAAGGAAAGACAGCAACAACCCATCCCAATGCTTTCCACGACCTTCAAAAGTATTGTAAGTCGGTCGTAGACAAAAGAGTGGTTGATGAAGGTGACGTAATTACCGCCAGAGGCGTTACTTCGGCAATTGATTTGGGTTTATATCTTTGTGAAAAGTTCGCCGGATACGAGATTAAAGAGAAAATCCGTAAACAAATGGATTATCAAACATAA
- a CDS encoding DUF1349 domain-containing protein, whose protein sequence is MEWYNEPPTWNVQGNTIIITSAGKTDFWRETHYGFIRDNGHFFYQPANKDFMVEVKVSGEYRDLYDQAGLMLRLDEANWLKCGIEFVEGVQQVSAVITRDYSDWSVVPLPDNPASLWMRVHRRGTAIEVQYSLDGTQYTMLRLGYLTPVETVNVGVMCASPEGNGFSMKFEGFKINRL, encoded by the coding sequence ATGGAATGGTATAACGAACCGCCAACTTGGAATGTCCAAGGCAATACAATTATCATTACATCCGCTGGGAAAACTGATTTTTGGCGAGAAACTCACTACGGCTTTATTCGAGATAACGGTCACTTTTTTTATCAGCCAGCGAACAAAGACTTCATGGTTGAGGTGAAAGTTAGTGGTGAGTATCGAGATTTGTACGATCAAGCCGGATTGATGCTGCGTTTAGATGAGGCAAATTGGTTAAAATGTGGGATTGAATTTGTCGAGGGTGTACAACAAGTTAGCGCTGTGATAACGAGAGATTACTCAGATTGGTCTGTTGTCCCGTTACCAGATAACCCGGCTTCACTTTGGATGCGCGTACATCGACGCGGCACCGCTATAGAGGTGCAATACTCTCTGGATGGCACTCAGTACACAATGCTACGCCTTGGTTATCTCACCCCGGTTGAGACAGTAAATGTGGGGGTGATGTGCGCTTCTCCAGAGGGAAATGGCTTCTCAATGAAATTTGAGGGATTCAAAATTAATCGCTTATAA
- a CDS encoding cupin domain-containing protein, which yields MTLPIQEIVLAPGEGRHLTIGNSEATFKAVGADTHGNLGLFEFSLEPDGTGAQPHIHRQMEEMFYVLEGEVEILVGDRTVKGQPGAFVLVPRGTPHGFTNHSTKPTKLLIMFCPGGEREKYFEGLAELMKDGQKPDREALLELMRRFDQEPVEI from the coding sequence ATGACTTTACCTATACAGGAAATTGTACTAGCGCCTGGAGAAGGCAGGCATCTTACTATTGGTAACAGCGAAGCTACATTTAAAGCGGTTGGTGCCGATACTCACGGGAACTTAGGGCTGTTTGAGTTTAGCCTAGAACCGGATGGAACCGGGGCGCAACCACACATCCATCGCCAGATGGAGGAGATGTTTTATGTCCTGGAAGGGGAAGTGGAAATCCTTGTCGGGGATAGAACAGTAAAAGGACAACCAGGGGCATTTGTGCTTGTCCCTCGCGGTACACCTCACGGGTTTACCAATCACAGCACAAAGCCTACAAAGCTACTGATTATGTTTTGTCCGGGCGGGGAACGCGAAAAGTATTTCGAGGGACTGGCTGAACTGATGAAGGACGGGCAAAAACCAGATCGGGAAGCTTTGCTTGAGTTAATGCGGAGATTCGACCAAGAACCAGTAGAAATTTAG
- a CDS encoding hybrid sensor histidine kinase/response regulator: MKNHSSLNQPSKTDRILVVDDSPDNLFLVQTILEEEGYDITLAENGRSALNEIEQSPPDLVLLDVMMPGMDGYEVTRRVRDNSKLPFIPILLITAHDHASVVEGLDTGADDFIRKPVQVDELLARVRSLLRLKHSVDERDQIARQREDFVSWLTHDLRTPIVAAERMLALFKQGALGELSPGMQEAIATMDRSNRNLLAMVNTLLEVYRYEAGRKTLSFSPIDLRKLLQEVIQELSPLAEEKNLTLKLDLGDSADNHPLDFKIVGDRMEIHRVLTNLIGNAIKFTDNGSVTVHASLGSHTSNSANSAIVIDVNDTGPGITLEDQKVLFERFRQGNHKRSGSGLGLHLSRRIVEAHQGAIEVKSELGKGSLFRVSLPAQV; encoded by the coding sequence ATGAAGAATCATTCGAGTCTCAATCAACCTTCTAAAACTGACCGCATTCTCGTTGTGGATGATTCTCCCGATAACTTGTTTTTGGTTCAAACCATTTTAGAAGAAGAGGGATATGACATTACTTTGGCGGAAAATGGTCGTTCTGCCCTAAACGAGATTGAACAATCTCCGCCAGACTTGGTTTTATTGGATGTAATGATGCCAGGGATGGATGGATATGAAGTCACTAGGCGAGTCCGCGATAATAGTAAGTTACCATTTATCCCAATTTTGCTGATCACCGCCCACGATCACGCCAGCGTCGTAGAGGGCTTAGATACCGGAGCGGATGATTTTATTCGCAAGCCAGTACAAGTTGATGAATTGCTGGCGCGGGTGCGATCGCTGCTGCGGCTGAAGCATAGTGTGGACGAACGCGATCAAATTGCCCGTCAGCGAGAAGATTTCGTCTCCTGGCTCACCCACGACTTGCGGACGCCAATCGTCGCCGCAGAGCGGATGCTAGCTCTATTTAAACAAGGAGCCTTAGGAGAACTCTCACCAGGAATGCAAGAAGCGATCGCGACGATGGATCGCAGCAATCGCAACTTGCTAGCGATGGTAAATACTTTGTTAGAAGTCTATCGCTATGAAGCCGGTCGCAAAACCCTGAGCTTCTCGCCGATTGATCTGCGGAAACTACTTCAGGAAGTAATTCAAGAACTTTCTCCCTTAGCAGAGGAAAAGAATCTCACACTGAAGCTGGATCTAGGGGACAGCGCCGACAATCATCCGCTTGATTTCAAAATAGTAGGCGATCGCATGGAAATCCATCGGGTTTTAACAAACTTAATCGGAAATGCTATCAAATTTACAGATAATGGTTCAGTCACCGTCCATGCGTCGCTAGGCTCTCATACAAGTAACTCCGCTAATTCTGCCATTGTTATTGACGTTAACGACACCGGCCCAGGCATCACCCTAGAAGACCAGAAAGTTTTATTTGAGCGGTTTCGCCAAGGAAATCATAAGCGTTCTGGCAGTGGTTTAGGGCTGCATCTATCACGTAGAATTGTGGAAGCTCATCAAGGTGCAATTGAGGTTAAGTCTGAGTTGGGTAAAGGCAGTTTATTTAGAGTCTCTTTGCCTGCTCAAGTATGA
- the ureA gene encoding urease subunit gamma, with product MQLTPQEKDKLLIFTAALLAERRKERGLKLNYPEAIAYISAGILEGARDGRTVADLMSYGTTLLSREEVMEGVPEMVHEVQVEATFPDGTKLVTVHNPIR from the coding sequence ATGCAACTGACGCCACAGGAAAAAGATAAGCTATTAATTTTTACGGCGGCACTGTTAGCGGAACGCCGTAAGGAAAGAGGTTTAAAGCTGAATTACCCAGAAGCGATCGCTTATATTTCCGCTGGCATTTTGGAAGGCGCTAGAGATGGACGTACTGTTGCCGATTTAATGAGTTATGGGACAACGCTACTGTCACGGGAAGAAGTGATGGAAGGTGTGCCAGAGATGGTGCATGAAGTCCAGGTAGAAGCGACATTTCCCGATGGGACAAAATTGGTTACAGTTCACAACCCAATTCGTTAG
- a CDS encoding aldehyde dehydrogenase — MLVPPKINNIVSQQKTFFATGKTKDISFRIQHLKLLKRALLENEAAIFKALQTDLNKPIFEAALSEIGVCLEEINYALKNINIWTKPKKIKSPITQFLSSAQLYSEPLGVVLIVGVWNYPLQLLILPLVGAIAAGNCAILKPSEMAANTSHLLAEIIPKYFNPEVVAVVEGGIETSQELLEEKFDYIFFTGGSKVGKIVMAAAAKHLTPVTLELGGKSPCIVDSDTHLEYTARRIVWGKFMNAGQTCIAPDYLLVDKRIKRDLLAQIKNCIHNFYGDEPEKSPDYGRIINQKHFDRLCKFLDDGVVIGGETNPSERYIAPTVIDRVGWEDPVMQEEIFGPILPVLEYTELNEAIALVNAKPKPLALYFFSKDKQKQQTVLQQTSSGGVCINDTVMQAGVLDLPFGGVGESGIGRYHGKASFETFSHQKSVLNKSFLVDVKLRYAPYKDKVKILKWLMK; from the coding sequence ATGCTAGTTCCACCGAAAATTAATAATATCGTATCTCAGCAAAAAACGTTTTTTGCAACCGGGAAAACTAAAGATATTTCGTTTAGAATTCAACATTTAAAGCTTTTAAAAAGAGCATTACTAGAGAATGAAGCCGCTATTTTTAAGGCTCTGCAAACTGACCTAAATAAACCAATATTTGAAGCTGCCTTATCGGAAATAGGAGTTTGCTTAGAGGAAATTAATTATGCGTTAAAAAATATTAATATCTGGACAAAGCCTAAAAAAATAAAGTCTCCGATTACTCAGTTCTTATCCTCAGCGCAGCTTTATTCTGAGCCTTTGGGTGTAGTTCTCATAGTGGGAGTCTGGAATTATCCCTTGCAGCTACTAATTTTGCCGCTAGTGGGTGCGATCGCAGCCGGTAACTGTGCGATTTTAAAACCTTCAGAAATGGCTGCAAATACATCGCATCTGTTAGCGGAGATTATCCCTAAATACTTTAATCCAGAAGTAGTGGCTGTTGTAGAAGGCGGTATCGAAACCAGCCAGGAGTTACTCGAAGAAAAGTTTGACTATATCTTTTTTACAGGCGGCAGCAAAGTCGGAAAAATCGTTATGGCAGCGGCAGCCAAACATCTGACGCCCGTCACCCTAGAATTGGGCGGTAAAAGTCCTTGTATTGTAGATTCCGATACTCATCTGGAATACACCGCCAGAAGAATTGTTTGGGGTAAATTCATGAATGCAGGTCAAACTTGTATTGCCCCAGATTATCTTTTGGTAGATAAAAGAATTAAAAGAGACTTGTTAGCACAAATCAAAAATTGTATTCACAATTTCTATGGAGATGAACCGGAAAAAAGCCCTGATTATGGCAGGATTATTAATCAAAAACACTTTGACCGTCTTTGCAAATTTCTAGATGACGGTGTTGTGATTGGTGGAGAGACTAATCCATCCGAACGATACATTGCTCCTACTGTCATCGATCGAGTGGGCTGGGAAGATCCAGTCATGCAAGAAGAAATCTTTGGCCCAATTCTACCAGTCCTGGAATATACAGAGTTGAACGAAGCGATCGCTCTCGTCAACGCCAAACCGAAACCCTTAGCCCTTTACTTCTTCTCAAAAGACAAACAAAAGCAACAAACTGTCTTGCAACAAACCTCTTCAGGGGGTGTTTGCATCAACGACACCGTCATGCAAGCTGGCGTTCTAGATTTACCCTTCGGCGGCGTCGGAGAGAGCGGCATCGGTCGTTATCACGGTAAGGCAAGTTTTGAGACATTCTCCCATCAAAAAAGCGTACTCAACAAATCTTTTCTCGTTGATGTGAAGTTGAGATACGCTCCCTATAAGGACAAGGTCAAGATCCTGAAGTGGCTGATGAAATAA
- the ureC gene encoding urease subunit alpha, whose protein sequence is MSYRMDRRAYAETYGPTVGDRVRLADTELFIEVEQDFTTYGDEVKFGGGKVIRDGMGQSPISNADGAVDLVITNALILDWWGIVKADIGIKNGNIFKIGKAGNPYIQDNVEIIIGPGTEVVAGEGMILTAGGIDSHIHFICPQQIEVAIASGITTMIGGGTGPATGTNATTCTPGPWNMYRMLQAADAFPVNLGFMGKGNSSQPQGLIEQVLAGAMGLKLHEDWGTTPATIDTCLSVADNYDVQVAIHTDTLNEAGFVETTIAAFKNRVIHTYHTEGAGGGHAPDIIKVCGEANVLPSSTNPTRPYTVNTLDEHLDMLMVCHHLDPSIPEDVAFAESRIRRETIAAEDILHDLGAFSMISSDSQAMGRVGEVIIRTWQTAHKMKVQRGNLSPLLPGAGRERADNFRAKRYVAKYTINPAITHGISQYVGSVEVGKLADLCLWRPAFFGVKPEIVIKGGAIAYAQMGDANASIPTPQPVHMRPMFGSFGGAIAATSLTFISQAALEKDIPAQLKLQKPAVAVSGTRQLSKRDMKLNDALPHMEVNPETYEVRADGELLTCEPATILPLAQRYFLF, encoded by the coding sequence ATGAGTTACAGAATGGATCGCCGCGCTTATGCCGAAACCTATGGTCCTACAGTAGGCGATCGCGTTCGTCTTGCTGACACCGAATTATTCATCGAAGTCGAACAAGACTTCACGACCTACGGCGATGAAGTGAAATTCGGTGGCGGCAAAGTCATCCGGGATGGCATGGGACAATCGCCCATTTCTAATGCCGATGGTGCCGTCGATCTGGTAATTACCAACGCCTTAATCCTCGACTGGTGGGGGATTGTCAAAGCCGATATTGGCATTAAAAATGGCAATATTTTCAAAATTGGTAAGGCTGGAAACCCCTACATTCAAGACAATGTAGAGATTATTATTGGCCCTGGAACCGAGGTCGTGGCTGGGGAAGGAATGATTCTCACTGCTGGCGGAATTGACAGCCACATTCACTTTATTTGTCCGCAGCAGATTGAAGTCGCGATCGCATCCGGCATCACCACCATGATTGGCGGCGGTACTGGCCCCGCTACAGGTACAAATGCGACCACCTGCACTCCCGGTCCGTGGAATATGTACCGAATGCTGCAAGCCGCTGACGCCTTCCCGGTAAATCTAGGATTCATGGGGAAAGGCAATAGCAGCCAACCCCAAGGACTTATCGAACAAGTCTTAGCCGGGGCGATGGGTTTAAAACTGCACGAAGACTGGGGCACCACACCCGCGACGATTGATACTTGCTTAAGCGTTGCGGATAACTATGATGTGCAGGTAGCCATTCATACCGATACTTTGAACGAAGCTGGTTTTGTAGAAACCACCATCGCCGCATTTAAGAATCGCGTTATTCACACTTACCACACCGAGGGAGCCGGTGGCGGTCACGCGCCGGACATCATCAAGGTATGCGGCGAAGCGAACGTCCTGCCCTCTTCCACCAACCCGACGCGCCCTTATACCGTCAATACTCTAGATGAACACCTAGATATGCTGATGGTGTGCCATCACCTCGACCCCAGCATTCCCGAAGATGTCGCCTTTGCCGAGTCGCGGATTCGCCGAGAAACCATTGCCGCTGAAGATATTCTGCACGATTTGGGCGCATTCAGCATGATTTCCTCTGATTCTCAAGCGATGGGGCGGGTAGGCGAGGTAATCATTCGCACCTGGCAAACGGCACACAAAATGAAAGTGCAGCGGGGAAACCTCTCGCCATTGTTACCAGGAGCGGGGCGAGAAAGAGCAGATAATTTCCGGGCGAAGCGCTATGTTGCAAAATATACAATCAATCCAGCGATTACCCACGGCATTTCGCAGTATGTTGGTTCCGTAGAAGTGGGGAAACTGGCGGATTTATGCCTCTGGCGTCCGGCATTTTTTGGCGTCAAGCCAGAGATAGTCATTAAAGGAGGCGCGATCGCTTACGCTCAAATGGGCGATGCCAACGCCAGTATCCCCACACCGCAACCCGTGCATATGCGCCCGATGTTCGGGAGTTTTGGAGGCGCGATCGCTGCCACTTCTCTAACTTTTATTTCTCAAGCGGCACTCGAAAAAGATATTCCCGCGCAGCTTAAGCTACAAAAGCCAGCGGTTGCCGTCAGTGGTACGCGGCAGCTAAGTAAGCGAGACATGAAATTAAACGATGCCCTGCCTCACATGGAAGTAAATCCGGAAACCTACGAAGTGCGGGCCGATGGGGAATTGCTGACTTGCGAACCTGCAACCATTCTTCCCTTAGCACAACGCTACTTCTTATTTTGA
- a CDS encoding urease accessory protein UreD gives MKDLDPAATNPSSSGWHGILNLGFSKTQGTTQVIGDRVKAPLKVQRPFYPEGSEICHSVILHTAGGVVGGDRLSLNFHLQPNAQALITTAAAGKVYRSNGLPANQTIEIEVNAGATLEWLPQETIIFDGAIYRQDLRVELAPEASWLGWEITRFGRSARGERFLHGEWRSHTEIWQQGRPLWIDRQWLPGGTEILDSPHGLAGQSVVASLVWIGQAVSPEIVEKVRNLGNHSPFFKKGIGGNLHQAGITRLPSGLLCRYRGSSTSQVRNWFIDIWNLLRLHFLERPACPPRVWQI, from the coding sequence ATGAAAGACCTCGATCCGGCAGCAACAAATCCTTCATCCTCTGGGTGGCATGGCATTCTTAACTTGGGGTTTTCTAAAACCCAAGGCACAACCCAGGTGATTGGCGATCGCGTAAAAGCACCGCTGAAGGTACAGCGCCCATTCTATCCAGAAGGATCGGAGATTTGTCATAGTGTAATTTTGCATACAGCGGGGGGTGTTGTGGGGGGCGATCGCTTATCGCTCAATTTCCACCTCCAACCCAACGCCCAAGCCTTAATCACTACCGCTGCCGCCGGTAAGGTTTATCGCAGCAATGGATTGCCAGCGAATCAAACGATTGAAATCGAGGTGAACGCGGGTGCTACTTTGGAGTGGCTACCCCAGGAAACAATTATTTTTGACGGCGCGATTTATCGGCAAGACTTGCGGGTAGAATTAGCTCCAGAAGCAAGTTGGCTGGGCTGGGAAATTACACGCTTTGGGCGCAGTGCCAGAGGGGAAAGATTCTTACACGGAGAGTGGCGATCGCATACCGAAATCTGGCAGCAAGGACGCCCTCTGTGGATTGACAGGCAATGGCTACCTGGCGGGACAGAAATCCTCGACAGTCCTCACGGTTTAGCTGGGCAATCCGTTGTAGCGAGTTTAGTCTGGATTGGGCAAGCGGTGTCACCGGAGATTGTGGAAAAAGTACGAAATCTAGGGAATCATTCACCCTTTTTTAAGAAGGGAATAGGGGGGAATCTTCACCAAGCAGGCATTACTCGTCTTCCTTCTGGGCTATTGTGTCGCTATCGCGGTTCTTCTACTTCCCAGGTGCGAAACTGGTTTATAGATATTTGGAATTTGCTGCGATTGCACTTTTTAGAACGCCCTGCTTGTCCACCGAGAGTGTGGCAAATTTGA
- the urtE gene encoding urea ABC transporter ATP-binding subunit UrtE: MLQISNLNVYYGESHILRNVDLSVPSGKMVCLIGRNGVGKTTLLKTIMGLLKPRSGTITFADETITEKSPDRRARLGIGYVPQGREIIPRLTVKENLLLGLEARREGRSGKEEIPEEIFSLFPVLKTMLSRMGGDLSGGQQQQLAIARALMGKPQLLVLDEPTEGIQPSIILEIESAVRRIIESTGISVLLVEQHLHFVRQADRYYAMQKGGIVASGSTSELSQDVIQRFLAV; encoded by the coding sequence ATGCTGCAAATTTCTAATTTAAATGTCTATTACGGTGAAAGCCATATCCTCCGAAATGTAGATTTGAGCGTCCCCTCAGGGAAGATGGTGTGTCTAATTGGACGCAATGGTGTTGGTAAAACAACTTTGCTCAAAACAATTATGGGGCTACTTAAACCCCGTAGCGGTACAATTACTTTTGCTGATGAGACGATCACCGAGAAATCTCCAGATCGACGGGCGCGGCTAGGAATTGGTTATGTTCCTCAAGGACGAGAAATTATCCCGCGCTTGACAGTAAAGGAAAATTTATTGCTGGGGTTGGAGGCGCGACGAGAGGGCAGAAGTGGTAAGGAAGAAATCCCAGAAGAAATCTTTTCCCTCTTTCCCGTCTTAAAAACGATGCTGTCTCGAATGGGCGGAGATTTAAGTGGAGGACAACAACAGCAACTTGCGATCGCTCGCGCTTTGATGGGGAAGCCACAGTTACTCGTACTCGATGAACCCACCGAAGGCATTCAACCCTCGATTATTTTGGAAATTGAGTCAGCAGTACGCCGCATTATTGAATCTACCGGCATTTCGGTTTTATTGGTTGAGCAACACCTACATTTTGTCCGGCAAGCAGATCGCTACTACGCGATGCAAAAAGGCGGTATTGTCGCATCTGGCTCGACTAGCGAACTCAGTCAGGATGTAATTCAACGGTTTCTGGCTGTCTGA
- a CDS encoding urease subunit beta, whose product MIPGEMLVQAGEIELNAGRPSIKLQVANTGDRPIQVGSHFHFYEVNESLDFDREQAKGMRLNIPAGTAVRFEPGDEKEVELVPFVGSRQVYGFNGKINGSL is encoded by the coding sequence ATGATTCCTGGAGAAATGCTTGTACAAGCAGGGGAAATAGAACTGAATGCCGGTCGCCCTAGTATAAAACTGCAAGTAGCAAATACAGGCGATCGCCCGATTCAAGTTGGTTCTCATTTTCACTTCTATGAGGTGAACGAATCTTTAGATTTCGATAGAGAACAAGCAAAGGGAATGCGCCTGAACATTCCAGCAGGTACAGCCGTGCGCTTTGAACCTGGAGATGAAAAAGAAGTGGAATTAGTACCATTTGTTGGTAGCCGTCAAGTATATGGCTTCAATGGCAAAATAAATGGTTCGCTATAG
- a CDS encoding ATP-binding protein yields the protein MFKRLQQLQPKLLIFTFGASLLPVMFLSVVAWRFVQQPLIDLEKTRLDDQVLAFRGYTAATEKGLQNLSSSYANWTDLYNAIEKQDEAWIKKEVSDQLVLSTDVDHVKVVNRSGEILGERGDALRIPNVAKRLTAAIATNKPETMLIDSGSPQILLFSTAPVYKSDGKGKSPGTLILGQNLDETWLRNFLNFSQPTTKLQVISLDGKPIISSNAKSSIEPWEQANLKPRVLGKIQKGKTVYRIEPESGLNTIYAPITSRNQPIAIAKIQIVSEYFNQASINLNRVIWLGLGLATLLSIAIAHLLAKQIGNPIIQLSERSKTLAAGDLSTPIPGIGAGGEIGQLAHAYQEMAQALKALIGNLEQRVTERTEELEQARQTLEERVQQRTEELSQKNQQLQQAHDQLQQLNADLTTNAQQLSQALRNLGRAQAQLIQTEKMSSLGQLVAGIAHEINNPINFIHANLSHINDYTKNLLNLVQRYQKKYFDSEIEQYIEEIDLDFLTSDLPKIISSMRVGSDRIRQIILLLRNFSRLDEAEKKRVNIHEGIDSSLLIVQHRLQSGGSWNTDGNPEIHVVKQYGVLPPVECYPAQLNQVFMNILSNAIDALQTLQQTEKRIYIKTEFSAAKQVTIKIKDNGSGIPTAIKSKIFDPFFTTKPVGQGMGLGLTVCYQILEHHQGSIDIISEPGQGTEVIIELPQQVKQTNW from the coding sequence ATGTTCAAGCGGCTGCAACAGCTTCAGCCCAAGCTGCTAATTTTTACCTTTGGGGCATCTTTGCTACCCGTGATGTTCCTGAGTGTTGTAGCGTGGCGGTTTGTGCAGCAGCCGCTCATCGACTTAGAAAAGACTCGGCTCGACGATCAAGTTTTAGCCTTTCGGGGATACACTGCGGCTACTGAGAAAGGATTGCAAAACTTATCCTCTAGCTATGCAAATTGGACGGATTTATACAATGCAATTGAGAAGCAAGATGAGGCTTGGATCAAAAAGGAAGTCTCCGACCAACTTGTTCTTTCTACCGATGTCGATCATGTGAAAGTGGTGAATCGGAGTGGAGAGATTTTGGGAGAGCGAGGTGACGCTTTGCGAATTCCGAATGTAGCTAAGCGGTTAACGGCTGCGATCGCTACCAACAAACCAGAGACGATGTTGATTGATAGCGGCTCACCTCAAATTTTGCTCTTTTCAACAGCGCCTGTTTACAAAAGCGATGGTAAGGGGAAGTCACCCGGAACTTTAATTTTAGGGCAGAATTTAGATGAAACTTGGTTGCGTAATTTTCTAAATTTTTCTCAACCTACTACTAAGCTGCAAGTCATTTCTCTAGATGGCAAACCGATTATTTCTAGCAACGCCAAATCCAGTATTGAGCCTTGGGAACAAGCGAATTTAAAGCCGCGAGTGTTAGGCAAAATTCAAAAAGGTAAAACAGTTTATCGGATTGAACCGGAATCTGGTTTGAATACGATATACGCACCGATTACTTCCCGCAATCAGCCGATTGCCATTGCCAAAATTCAAATTGTCTCAGAGTATTTTAATCAAGCTTCCATCAATTTAAACCGTGTGATTTGGCTAGGGCTGGGATTGGCTACCTTGTTATCAATTGCGATCGCGCACCTGCTCGCCAAACAAATCGGCAACCCGATTATCCAGCTCTCCGAACGCAGCAAAACCTTAGCCGCAGGCGATTTGAGTACGCCTATTCCTGGTATCGGCGCGGGTGGTGAAATTGGTCAACTCGCTCATGCTTATCAAGAAATGGCTCAGGCGCTCAAAGCCCTCATCGGCAACCTAGAGCAACGAGTTACAGAACGCACTGAGGAATTAGAACAGGCGCGTCAGACTCTTGAAGAACGAGTACAACAGCGTACTGAAGAGCTTTCGCAAAAAAATCAACAATTACAGCAAGCGCACGATCAACTACAGCAACTAAATGCCGACTTAACCACCAATGCTCAACAGCTCAGTCAAGCACTACGTAATTTGGGAAGGGCGCAGGCGCAACTCATTCAAACTGAAAAAATGTCCAGTTTGGGTCAACTTGTTGCTGGTATTGCCCACGAAATTAATAATCCGATTAATTTTATACATGCTAACCTTTCCCATATCAATGACTACACCAAAAATCTACTTAATCTCGTCCAACGCTATCAAAAAAAATATTTTGATTCTGAAATAGAACAATATATTGAAGAGATCGATCTCGATTTTTTAACCAGCGATCTACCGAAAATTATCTCTTCCATGAGAGTTGGCAGCGATCGCATTCGTCAAATTATTCTATTACTGCGAAACTTTTCCCGACTCGACGAAGCCGAAAAGAAGCGAGTCAATATTCATGAAGGAATTGATAGCAGCTTGCTAATTGTGCAGCATCGCTTGCAATCAGGCGGAAGCTGGAATACAGACGGAAATCCAGAGATTCATGTCGTTAAGCAGTACGGCGTTCTGCCACCCGTTGAATGCTATCCGGCACAGCTTAACCAGGTATTTATGAATATTCTAAGTAATGCAATTGATGCGCTGCAAACTCTCCAACAAACTGAAAAACGGATTTATATTAAAACTGAATTCAGTGCAGCCAAACAAGTTACCATCAAAATCAAAGATAACGGTTCCGGAATTCCTACAGCAATTAAATCAAAAATATTTGACCCTTTTTTTACAACTAAGCCCGTCGGGCAAGGCATGGGTTTAGGGCTGACTGTTTGTTACCAAATCCTAGAACACCATCAAGGCAGTATTGATATTATTTCTGAACCAGGACAGGGAACAGAAGTTATCATTGAATTACCTCAACAAGTTAAACAAACAAATTGGTAA